TTTTATGATCTAGGGTAAGTTAATTACCTACTTTGTTCCTGTTATTTCCTCCATAGTGCCTATGCCTCATGAggctattgtaaggattaaataaaaggaGAATGTGCAGGTAAAGGGCTTAGTCAATGTCTACTCCTAAGTGCCCATGAAAGACAgctaatttaataaaatgtggaAAGTGCAAGGAAGGAAATTACTCTCGAGACTAATAGCTGTTATTTCTGTGATGTGACTATGAGCATTTTTGCTGTGTTTTGATACTTTTCTACATTTATCAAAAGTTTTGAAATGAACAcgtgttacattaaaaaaaaccccataaacTTCACACATTTATGGGTAAGGAGTGATTTGCCCACCCTAATAGAAGAAATAATTATATCTGTACACTTTGTAAAATGTCTCCTTCCCAACCCATACCACTGTGTTAAAAAGATGAAGTACACTTTTCCAGAAATGATTGTTATCACAAGAATCTTTAATGTTTAAAGTTTACTCATGATGGGGTTGTATTTGTATTTAGTAAAGTGTGCCAAGTGCCCACACTGAGACCACTTCGGTTCACATCACCACACTCCACACGGATGTTTCCTGTGCCCAGCGAAGTCATAAAGAGAGGGGCCTTGACTTTTCTCTTGGTTAGGCCAGCTTTACTGGTGAGTTCTTCCAAACTCTCCAGGAGCAGTCTACCCCAATACACATCATCCGTTCCATGTAAAAGAATAAGATGGGAAACTTCTCAATGTATTTCGTTAAGTTTAGCACGTCTCTGGTACAAAAATTCAAGAAAGGTAGCACAAAAGCGAAAGCACCAACCAGGCTTACTTATAAACAAACATGCACAAATTCTACACACTACCTAATAGTActgaaatgaatacattgcattaaaaagtataaaagcacTGTACTGAAAACTTAAAGTTACACGTGAAATACTGCACTGTAAATCCTGAATACTCTAATGTCCCACTCCCACCCTCCACTGCCCTGGTGAGGGTCAGAAACCATTAAACTGCCTCCAGACCTTTCTAGTCCTCGGAGACACTGCTGCGGGGGGAGTGGGCAGTGGGATCGGCCTCCCGCAGAGCTCTAGCCTCCTCCAGAGCCTCTCTGTACCGGGAAGGCCAGGCCTGGGGGTCTTTCTTAAACACCCTAGCCAGGAACTCCATGATTTGCATCTTAGTGATTTCTCGGCTGGCACGGGAGCCCCAGAAAAACTCGTACTCAGGTGGCTCAACGTGGGGAACGCGCTGGTATTTCAGGTAATTCTGCTGGACGAACTCCTCGGTGATGAGCCTCCTCACATCTCCAAAGGTGGAGTGCTTCTTCCAGGGCCGCAGCCCCAGGATGCGCAGCACGTTCCAGACGGCACTCTCCCTGGCCCCGCGACCCTTCACGTAGATGAGGCTCAGGATCATCAGCAGGAGGCCTGTCATGGGCATGCGGTTGCTCAGCGCCACCCTGTCCAGCTCCTCTGGCTCTAGCGCTTTGACGAGAGAGAACTCCATCGTGTGCAGGCTGGTTAGCCTCAGGTGCAGCCCGAACACTCGGGCGAGGATGAGGCTGGTGCGCCTGAGAATGCTTCTGCACCATTTCTTGTAACTGCCGATGACATCCTTCACCATGTCTGGGAACCAGATGATCATCCTCTTCTGGTCCTTGACCAGCACGTACCACATGAGCTCGTGCGCCTTCTGCACCAGCTGGGCTGGGGCGGGCGGCGCTGGGCCGGGCTGGGCCGCGCTCAGGGCCTGGTGGGCGCGGCCTTCCTCCGCGGCCTGCTGCAGGGCTTTCGGGTCTCCCTCCTCGGCTGGGGCCCGGGACGGCGGCGAAGCCACAGGGGCGTCGGTCGGGCCTAGGGGAGGGCTGTCTGGCTCTGGGAGGGTCGCGGCCTGAGACTCCGGCGGAGAGGGCCCCCTGGGAACCCCAGAGCTGCCGTGCGTCTCGGAGTCGGAGGCCTCAGCTACCAAGCTGGGGTCGCACCCATCCTTACTTTGTTCGGACATGTCTGCTCCGTCTGACAAGTGCAGGGCCTCTGCGTCCAGGAGCTCTTCGAACCTGCACTCCCTCCGCGGACTCCTGGAGAGGAAGTGCGCGTTGCTGCGCGCGGCGCCTTCCGCAGCggccgggcgggggcggggcggcggcgAGCCAGGCCGCTGCGCCTGCGCGTCCGCGAGCCGGCGGGCTGAGGCAGGCCGGGCGGGGCCCCGACGGGGCGGGTGTGCGCAGGGGCTCCGGAGAGGGGAGCCGCGGGCTGGAATGACGGGAGCATCACCCCGGGGTCCCGTGCGGGCTGAggagggcgggggcggggggcaggaggggtgggaaacGGGTGAGCCCGGGGGCAGGAGCAAGTATGAGGAGAAAGGTGGTAACTTCTGTGATGCAGAGGTCGAATTTCTCAGGAAATGCTCACCTGGGTGTAACCAGAATCAAGTTACACGTAAAAGTCCCGGAGAAAGGTCTAGGCTGGTGTGTACACTGGGTCACACGACAGTGAGTTTGGTAAATTAAACAGAGGGAACAACTGGGATTGCCAAGAAAAAGTGTCAACTGTGAAGAGGATGTCTGAGATTGGAATCCTGAGAAAGACCAATAAAAAACGGAGTCTCTACCAAATCAGTGAggttataaaatgagaaatgccGAATCCACGTCCAAACGGAACTTTCCTGGAGATCACACACTAAGAACAGTGTTGGTGTTTTAGTAGTCCTTGGCTTTGGTTTTCCGCTTCCCTGGGTcattctgatttcattttaattattccaTTAAGATCCCATCATACAAAGATTGCCGTGTTTACTAGCTCGAACTTGTATAATGTCTTTTTCCCTGTTTGCCCAGCACCTTCCTTCCCGTCTTGACTGCCGCGACGTCTGTTCTGTGTTCATGTGGAAACTCCAGtttctcaccccacccccacctttccCAGCCGCTGCCGAGTCCCAAGTGGCGGCCATCCCAAATCCCTCccaagacttttcttttttaaacatgggTTCCATAAATCCTATCCGGCATTCTTTCTCAGATTACCAGCGATATGAGCTGCAGCATACTGGTGGCTGTATTTCCCAACTTTAGAAAAAATGGCCAAAAACAAAGTTGCCGCCCCAGACAAACATCCCTGAAGAAAGGGATGTGTGTACATTCCCTAGGCTGCTCAGGGTCCCTGATCTGAGCTTTCCTGGGTTCCCTGAAGCCAACAGCTTCTTAAATCTGCCATCTAGAGTCTGGTTATTGTCACTTGAAActctaggcatatttaaaatattgtcttGACATTTCCAGAGTCCTGTCTCTATCTGCCttatctcctttctcatttctcacttcatttttttcccaagtaGATTAACTTCAAAGGGTTTTCTATGTTGTCTGTATCTGGATTTGCACGCATGTATAACTCAGCAGCACAGCCCCACACCAGCCCGTCCATCAGGACTGCTTCAGCTTTCATTTCCCAAGGATAATTCCTCCGGATCTCTCAGACAATTCTCAgttggatttttttcccatttatcattttcttctttaattaatGGGTTTGTATTTTTTAGTACATCTTACAGAATTGTGTCAGttatattcatgttttaaaattattatttaagaatGTGTCGACTTGATTTATTGCTCCATTCTTCTTAAAAATAAGCCTTTCTTGCATTCTGTCTccaatggttttctttttttttttctttcatttgaatatttattcttttctacCTATTTGGGGTTAACTACTAAgttcatttaatgtatttttaatagtgaaaatGTTTAAGgctattatttaaatttctgcTCAGCTTTGACCATGGGCCATAATTTTTGCCATTGTGAGGTTATTAAAATTACATCCTCATATTTCATCCTCCTAGATTTAATGGATTCAGGAAGTTAAATCACAAGTGTGGGCACagcaattttaaaagtaaataaaagacatatataaaaagtacagaagcaattataaaaacaattataaaagcatAGCAATTACAGAATTATAAAAGCTGCTGCTACACAAAGATATCAGAGCTCTGGCTGGATAGCTCCTTGGGTTTCAGCTGCTCCCTGAGTTGGAGTGGACCTCATTCTGGTGAAGTTGCCCATGGACAGCAGTGTACACTCCCCTCTACTACAGCTCACTTGATACCTCACTTCTGACAGGAGGGTTGTTTCCTACTGTGCCAGCTCCTGTGGACTGGGGCCACTATGGGAGATTACGTGGGGGGTGTTTAAAGCATAGGGAGTGATATCAAGTTTGGAACCAAGTGCAGGGTAGACCCCCTAGTGCTGCCCACCCATGAAACCCAACTGTATGCCTGCTAAAGTGATGTCATTTTCTTCCCAGGAAAAGGTCTGCTGTAGAGGCTCCACTTCCCACCAAGGAGAAAATTCATGGAGAAAAGGGTGGGAAAAAGTAACACTAGTGGTAACTTTTAAGTAGTGAAAGTGGAGGGATGCATAGGTCCACAGCTTGGTAACTACCTCATAAAGTGCCTACGCATAAAACCAGAGATTCAGACCTTCAGAACACTAAGGAAAAGGACGGATGACACTACTCATGAGACAACCACTATTTCATGAATTCAAACGCCAAGATGTGGGTCTGGAGCTCCAGTGATGCTCTGGGAATGCTGGGGATAAATTAGGCTTGCTGGGTATCTGCAGGGCTGGGTCTGTTGTTTATGGGCAATGAATCTTCTCATGGCCAGCCACTTAGAAGCAAAAGCCTTAAGTCTACAaaatatttccccaaagaaaCTCTTGAAAGGCTACTCTTTAAATCAAGATTTTGTAAATAGAAGTGTTCCATGGATGCAGGAAGTATATAGGGAAGTCATAACTTAAAATATCTTGCAGTTTTGCTGGTGGGTTACTTCAAACACTGTAATGTGGAACACATTACACAGCTGTGGAATAGGCTGTTCTTGGCAGACTCTGGAATAGGAGGAGAAGCCTGTTCTGGCATTGGTTTCCATAGCGAACAGAGGAGGGGGGGTCACCCCAGGGCCTCTAGTGGACCGTGCGCATGCATACTGCACAGAGACCCAGAGGCCCCAATGAAATGTGAATCCTCCTTGCTCTTTCCTGTCAACACAGGCAGCAGCCTCCACCTTGGAGCCCCCATATGGGCCCCAAATGCCTTGCAGGCCAAGGAATTGAGACAGAGAACTCGCATTAAtatgttcaacaaatattgagcAATGTCTGTCATGTGCCTGaaagatttgcattttagaaaagtaGCTCAGTCTGAAGGGAAATCAGTTACATTGGGATTGTTTGGCAAGTCGGCCCCTTTATGTTAGAAAAGAACAAGGAGTGAGAACaggcagcgcagctctgcccggctgggaaggggtggggagactCTGCCCTGGGCCCTCACCACCTCCATTCTCCCTAGGCGGACACTAACATGCTTGTCCAACTGAGGCCCAAGGACACGCACTGAAATGGGAGACTTCCTAATCCTGCCCAGACCTACAAGGAAGCCTGCCAGTGGACTCGGGGACTGACAGTGCTAGGAGGTCAACTGAAATCAGTTAAGACAGGAGGTGGCGGCAGgaagagaagaggcagagaaaccAATTAGGAGACTTTTTGTGGGACACCACCTGTGAAAGGATTATAGCTTCCATTTCGTGTTCATTAAGCAACTGTTTATCAAACACATTTTTAGACATTGTGTCTGAGGATAGAATGCAAAGGAGAGATGTAGTCTATGCTGTGGAGAAAAAGGCTATTAGCAAACAAAtaagttattaaataaaaatcatgtgtCATGGTGATGCATATCACAAAGAAACCTCAGTGTGTTGCAGAGAATAGAACAGAGGTATCCTATGTTCAATACGGACCCTGGGAAAGGTGTAAATAATAAGGAAAGATGAAGAGAGACTGTAAATACTGTGGACAAACCGGTTTCTGTCTTGGGGGTGGCTAGGACTGAGCAGTGCTATGTAGCTTGTATATAGAGGTACCACTTCCTGATACTATTTGGAGAGAACCTTGGAAGAGATTGGATGTGTCTAGAAGATGTATAGATATATAGGTCTCGGGAGAGAGGCCAAGGCTGAACAGAGAAGTTTGGGAGATAAAGATAGTAACATCACCCTAAATGAGTGTCATGCACACCACAGAGATTAACACCTTTGTCCCCTTGCCCACACATATATAAATGCCCCCAGACCTGGGGTAGGcaaaaataaagtataagaaaaggaaaaaagacaccTTTTCCCATACAATGCCAAAAGCCCTTTTATAGGCTGTGTAGTGTCTAGTTGAGAACCATTGAAAATAACAAGCAGAGGCGGGTGACGAAAGACAGAGCTGACTGACAGTCTCAGGTCCTTGAAGCCTCTTCCCAGACCATCATGTGACTTTCCTCACTGGATCTAATTCTGGGATATATTAAAATAGATAACTTCATCTTCAACAATCTTCTTGCAGATAAATTCTGTCCAAGaaaaacctgggttcaaatttgtataatgtataattctttttttacatacatttatgtgtgtgttCACTGAGGATATGGgtctatagattttttttagtatcattaatctacaattacatgaagaacattatgtttactaggctcccctcttcaccaagtctgTTCTTGATACCAGGGTATTAAAGCCTTATAAAATTATCTGGAGactgttccttcctcttctattttgtggaagaAAACGTGTAGAACAGGTTTTAtttactctttaaatgtttggtagaattttttcctttaaactgtCAATACCTagagatttctttttcagattgtttgtaaatacaaattaaattatGTAGCTTGTTGTTGGCATATCAGTTATCTTGTACATGTTCGatgagttttggtagtttgtggcTTTTAAAGAAtcggtccatttcatctaagttgtggAATTTATGTGTGTGATGGTGTTTGTAGTATTTCCCATTATCCATTTAGTGGTCAGTTTATCTACTAGGTCCACTCTGGCTTCTTCATCTACACTggggacacacatacacacacacacacacacacacacacacacacacactctacagCTTTTTTTCCAGACAGCTCTCAGTCTTCAATATACATGAGGGATTTCTGGTATAGCCAAGAACTCTCTGTCTGTACCTTCTCAAATCTTTTGAAAGTGTCTCTTTCTGACCATCCCACTGAGGTTTCTTGTGGTCATACCTTATGCCCCCTTTTCTTCTCACCCTATGTTCTCTCTGAGCAATTTCATCCCCAAGAACTTGAAGTTATCATCTGTACATTGATGAGTCCCAAATTTGTTCTTCCAGCCTAAGATGTCTCTTCTGTGATCTGGAACTGGATATCCAACTGTCTGAGAGTCATCTTGACATTATGACATTGAACTTTAAATTTAACATTCTACTCTATCAATGCTCCCCAATCTTTCTGTTGCCTATATGTTTCTTATCCAACAGTACATAGCATGACTGTCTACCCAGTTTCTCCAGGAAAATATAAGAATGCCATTGATTCTCCTTTATCCATAACATCCTATTAATCACACAATTCTCACCTCCTAAATGCCACCACTACCCATTTCTAAATATGTCACTACAATTTTCCACTACTCCTCACCTGGATTACCACAGCGGACTCACTGCATTTTCTCACTTGTTAATTTATTCACTACAGTTTATTCTCCACCTTTAAAGCTgtacattttcttaaatgaaaaccTTGCCACATTTCATTTTCCTAAGAActctgtaacaaattatcacaaactgggtggcttaaaacaacagaaacttattctctCATAGCTTTGGCAGAAGAAATATGAAAGGAAGGTGTTGGCATGGGCACAAGGAAGGCTACAGGAGAGAATCTTATCTCACccctcctagcttctggtggttccTGGCATTCTTGggcttatggctgaataattcctTTATCTACATCCACCTTCTCATGGGTCTTcacatggctgcctcccctatgtgtctctgtgtctttgatcttctcctttccttcctaaacACTTAAATCCAATCTAGTTAGTTTTAGGGTCCAATCTAAATCCAGGATGATGTCATCACAAAatccttaattatatctgcaaaaacACATTTTTGTTGTCATGTAGATAGCATTCACATGtcccagggattaggacatggtTATCTTTTTTGGAGGGGGTTATTCTTCAGTCTGCCACAATGGCCTAGAATGTGTTAAGAAAACTGAGAATCCAGGTATTTCATTAGTTTGATAAGTGAAGAAATAACCTGGTTgcttaaaaaatcaaaagaaggaaGAATCCTAGCAAAATACTTCCCCTCCAGGTCATCCCTTTGGAGGAATGAATAAAAAGATGATTTCAAAATTGAATGAACTATCCTAGGATATACAAGGAAATATATGGAGTCTTACACATTCAGAAGTAATAAAGCTGACCAAGGCTTCTGATAAAGTCCAAGGATAGCATTTCTCCTAACTCCTTGGTGTATATATAGCACAGTACAGTCATATTGACCCACAATAGGCTGGCCTCAAGAGGGAGTTCACTGTCTCAGTATCATTGGGTCTCATTGGGTCTCTTTAGGAgttctttggaaaatagtttcaaatcccatttatctattgataatTAGGAACTTGCATTCAGATATTATCTTCAGGGATAAGGAAGGCTTCTCATTTCATGAAGGTGGGACCCACCCCCATCATCCTCATTGCATCAGAGTTCTTAGTTGTTAGAATGGGTACTTTGACCTGCTTGCACTCATTGCCAAgcatttttataattacataattatataataccatgtaaaataatttttataatcacaGCCTTACCTGTATCCCTTTCCACTAATGAATCAGCTAAAGAGATAAATGAGCTCCATTTTGCTTTAGATTTATTGTATTACCTCTGTTCCTTCAACCCCACCTGCATGTACTGCAATTCAAATCTGGCAGTAACAATTAAGAGTTGATGCAGACTCCACAAGTTAAAAGGCATGGTCCCCAACAAGGCTGCTCTTATTTAAGATGCCAGCTGCACTTCTGGGGTCGCAGGCCACCAGTATTTCTGATTAATGATCTATGAATTTGGGGTTACCATGATTCTCTCAGTTCAATAACTCACTAGAATGATGCACAGAACTCACTGAAAGTGCTatatgtatacgtgtgtgtgtgtgttatataaaataattctattaTATAGGACGAAGTTGTCTGAGATGGCTCCCAACATAGATTTTCCATGCCCTCTCTGCATTGAGTTAAGATGCATAACCTTCTCAGCACATCAGTGTATTCATTAACCAGGAAGCTCTACTGAGTTTCAGTGTCCAGAGTTTTACTTGGGTTT
This genomic interval from Manis javanica isolate MJ-LG chromosome 18, MJ_LKY, whole genome shotgun sequence contains the following:
- the NDN gene encoding necdin; translated protein: MSEQSKDGCDPSLVAEASDSETHGSSGVPRGPSPPESQAATLPEPDSPPLGPTDAPVASPPSRAPAEEGDPKALQQAAEEGRAHQALSAAQPGPAPPAPAQLVQKAHELMWYVLVKDQKRMIIWFPDMVKDVIGSYKKWCRSILRRTSLILARVFGLHLRLTSLHTMEFSLVKALEPEELDRVALSNRMPMTGLLLMILSLIYVKGRGARESAVWNVLRILGLRPWKKHSTFGDVRRLITEEFVQQNYLKYQRVPHVEPPEYEFFWGSRASREITKMQIMEFLARVFKKDPQAWPSRYREALEEARALREADPTAHSPRSSVSED